GCCGCGCCAGGTAGTCGCCCAGCGCCTGCACGCCGTAGCGCTCGGTAGCGTGGTGGCCGGCGGCGATGAAGCTGATGGCGTTCTCACGGGCGCTGTGGAAGGTCTGCTCGGAGGCCTCGCCGGTGAGAAACAGATCGACCCCGGCAGCAATCGCGTCGTCGATGTAGCCCTGACCACCGCCGGTGCACCAGCCAATCCGCCGCACCATGCCCTCGCCGGCCACCAGCAGCGGCTCGCGACCCAGCACTTCCTGCACCCGCCGGGCGAAATCGCGCGGGCTCATGGGCTCGGCCAGCGAACCGAGCAGGCCGACCACCTTGGGATTGTCCGGATTCAGCGGGCCTTCCACCGTGATGTCGAGCTGGCGCGCCAGCTGCACGTTGTTACCCACCTCGGCATGCACGTCCAGCGGCAGGTGATAGGCCAGCAGGCTGATGTCGTTGCCCAGCAGGGTCTGCAGGCGACGGCGCTTCATGCCGGTGATACAGGCGTCCTCGCCCTTCCAGAAGTAGCCGTGGTGCACCAGCACCACGTCGGCCTCGGCCTCCACCGCGGCATCCAGCAGCGCCTGGCTGGCGGTGACCCCGCTGACGATGCGCCGCACCTGCGGCCGGCCCTCGACCTGCAAGCCGTTGGGGCAGTAATCGCTGATGCGCGCGGCATTCAGGAAGCGATCCGCTTCCTCGACCAGGGTGGTCAGGGCAATGGCCATGGACAATCCTCTTCAATCTGTTGCAGGCACTGCTTTCTTGCCGGCAGCCCCTCTATAATGCCGCCACCTTAAGGGGCGCCGCCTGCCCCGACAACCCTCAGGATTTCCCTCGATGCTCAAGGCCCTGCGCTTCCTTGGCTGGCCCCTGCTGGCCGGCCTGTTGCTGGCGTTGCTGATAATCCAGCGCTACCCGCAATGGGTCGGCCTGCCCAGTCACGACGTCTACCTGCAGCAGGCACCGCATTACGGTACGGCCCAGGAAGGCCCGGTATCCTACGCCGACGCGGTGAGCCGCGCGGCACCGGCGGTGGTCAACCTGTATACCACCAAGATGGTCAGCCGCTCGTCTTCGCCGATGTTCGACGACCCGGTGTTCCGCCGCTTCTTCGGCGACAACCTGCCCAAGCAGCGGCGCATGGAGTCGAGCCTGGGCTCGGCGGTGATCATGAGCGCCGAAGGCTACCTGCTGACCAACAACCACGTCACCAGCGGTGCCGACCAGATAGTGGTGGCCCTCAAGGACGGCCGCGAGACCGTGGCCCACCTGGTCGGCAGCGACCCGGAAACCGACCTCGCGGTGCTCAAGATCGACCTCAAGGATCTGCCGACCATGA
The window above is part of the Pseudomonas alcaligenes genome. Proteins encoded here:
- a CDS encoding Nif3-like dinuclear metal center hexameric protein translates to MAIALTTLVEEADRFLNAARISDYCPNGLQVEGRPQVRRIVSGVTASQALLDAAVEAEADVVLVHHGYFWKGEDACITGMKRRRLQTLLGNDISLLAYHLPLDVHAEVGNNVQLARQLDITVEGPLNPDNPKVVGLLGSLAEPMSPRDFARRVQEVLGREPLLVAGEGMVRRIGWCTGGGQGYIDDAIAAGVDLFLTGEASEQTFHSARENAISFIAAGHHATERYGVQALGDYLARRFAIEHLFIDCPNPI